The region ATTATTTAGATTATCTACAGTATTGTGAGAAATTTTCTTTTTGAGATACAGGAATTTGGCAGACAATGACTTAAACGGATCAGTGCCAATTGGTCTGTCTGAACAAAAGCAACGTGGAAAACTCATTCTGAGGCAAGTTTTTCTTTTCTTAAAATGTAAATCAATCAGTAATTATGTTGTTCGTATGATAAGATTCCTATCATGTAATAATTCTGTTAAATTTTGCAGTGTTTATGGCAATGAAAAACTTTGCCAAGTAGGCATTTGCAAGGATGGCCGAAAAGGAAAGAGTAGCAAAACACTATTTGTTTGGTTAATAGTGGCAGGAATTGCAATACTTATATCCTTTACTGCAATATTAATctttataaaaattaaatcaaGCAGAAAAATTCGAAAAGGCAAGTCACCGTAAATCATATTCCCCTTTGACATTTTGCTCTTTACTTGTGGATTTTCATTTTGATAAAATGAAACATATTCTTGTACTGAAAGGGACAAAATGCAGGGAAAACTGAAACAGGACATTTAAATCTTGACAATTTTGATGGATGTCGATCATTCAGTTTCATAGAGGTAAGAGCTATGACTAGCAACTTTCAGACGGAGATTGGAAAAGGAGGATATGGATCTGTTTATCTTGGTTGTCTTCAAGACAAGGATGTGGCCGTCAAAATCTCGTCTGATAAATCACATAAGGGTGCCATACAGTTTTCCACAGAGGTATAACCAAGGACTCATTCATACCCATTTTATATTTAAAACTTGAGAACTTTAGTCTCTCCAATAAAAACTAGAACTAATGAAGTTTAGAATCTTTAATGTTACAAGATTTCTACAAATAATGAGAATTTTATTGTCAGCTGTCAGTTGTTTTTTAATTTGGTTACGTGATTTTTGTTTACATCAATATTTTCGATCACATTTTATCCATTATCCATCACATAAGATATTAGAAATCTCTAACATACTCAGGATGGATCACAGAGtctgattcgaaacattgatgtaaaagtattcacacaatcaaatccaaaaacagcAACAATAAAATCTTTAATGTCTTTCAGCTATAAAGCTATtgtaattaattcaaatcaatataAATCTTGGTTCTacctttaccgataaaaaaaaaaaaaatctttaatgtTTTTGATCATAATGATCGAAACTAAGAACAATTGCTGCAGGTAGAAATTCTCTACAAATTACACCATAAGAATCTCATAAAATTTATGGATTACTGCGAAGAGGAACAAAATTTGGTTCTTGTATATGAATACATGTCCAATGGAGACCTGCGACATTTTCTGGATGGTATGCTTCGCAACACTGCAAAATTTTATGATTTAGAGGAATGTTTTCTGGTTGCTTAATCAAAGGCCTACGTTGCTTGGTTTCAGGTCAAACTTCTTCAAGAAATTATCTGCGCTGGGAAAGAAGACTCAACATTGCATTAGATGCTGCTCAAGGTTAGAAATAAATACTGTAGAATGGGAAGAAAACTAAAAAGCTCGGTGCTAATCTTGAAAAAGATCATGGGGTCTAATTCTTGCTTAACTTTTTGGCAGGATTGGAATATCTACATGTAGGATGCAAGCCAAGCATTATTCACAGAGATGTAAAGAGCTCCAATATTTTGTTGAATGACCAAATGGAAGCAAAAATAGCAGATTTTGGGTTGTCAAGGATGGGACCATTGGATGGAGCTACACACGTATCCACCCTTGTAAAGGGTACCATTGGATATCTAGATCCAGAGTAAatatgcttttcttttctttattgatACTCAATTCAAATTATATATGTGAATTATTTAAGGGTTTTTAATCCTTCAACTCTTACAGTCCATCAATTCAAGTATGATGTAGAGAACCTTCCCCCTACCCTGTTTATCTCACACCCAGTTACCTTTGAAAAAGGGAATTAACCAGGAACAAACTCGTGCAGGAAAGGGTCTCAGATAGCTGCATTAGCAATGCATAATCTCAGTATATGAGTCTATTTATAACATCTGAATTTCTTCCCCATTAAGGATGTGCATAAATAAGGAGGTGTTGAGCTGCTAGATGTCCTAAATCTTATACCGAAGTAATTTGATCAAGTCACTTATCCCTTGGCCATTTCAAAGAAGAGGTTAACGGCTTTTTTAAAGGTCATTTATGCTTTGAATCGTTAAGAGAGGAGTTTGATGGTTTCAGTCAACTATTATCTAAACAATCTAAATAGAAGATTGAGAATTTCTTTTATAGAATGGTTGAtatctttttgtttttttaaatatattgGTAAAATAGACTTACTAGTTGGTTTTCTACAGATATTATTCTACAAATCGATTGACAGAAAAGAGTGATGTTTATAGCTTTGGAGTTGTTTTGATGGAGATTATTAGTGGAAAACATCCTCACTTTGTAGATGATTCAACATCTAACAGTGAACACATACAAATCACTAATTGGGTAATAATAAAGACATTTTTTTTGAATCTCAAACTAAACTTAGAATACTTATAATTTTGTTTTCATTGTTATTTTGTAATAGTTTTAGACTTTGAAAACTCAAAATATCTAATCTTAAAATTTGATTGTTGATACTAAATTATAAGTGGTTGTTTATGTCAGGTAAGG is a window of Cryptomeria japonica unplaced genomic scaffold, Sugi_1.0 HiC_scaffold_1882, whole genome shotgun sequence DNA encoding:
- the LOC131873516 gene encoding LRR receptor-like serine/threonine-protein kinase IOS1; amino-acid sequence: MCFAEVEELDVNAIREFNISINGYSYQSPVTLHSYLDSIVVKYGPINADSLENVQFSLDPTNRSSVGAIINALDIYQYRSLPNNGTKSEDVNAIADIVRHFNLEKEWMGDPCLPQKYSWDWVDCNQDSSPRIIAVTLPNRHLNGTIPPSFSNLSALVKLDLARNNLSGSIPEALAILSNLKQLNLADNDLNGSVPIGLSEQKQRGKLILSVYGNEKLCQVGICKDGRKGKSSKTLFVWLIVAGIAILISFTAILIFIKIKSSRKIRKGKTETGHLNLDNFDGCRSFSFIEVRAMTSNFQTEIGKGGYGSVYLGCLQDKDVAVKISSDKSHKGAIQFSTEVEILYKLHHKNLIKFMDYCEEEQNLVLVYEYMSNGDLRHFLDGQTSSRNYLRWERRLNIALDAAQGLEYLHVGCKPSIIHRDVKSSNILLNDQMEAKIADFGLSRMGPLDGATHVSTLVKGTIGYLDPEYYSTNRLTEKSDVYSFGVVLMEIISGKHPHFVDDSTSNSEHIQITNWVRASLLKDDIENIADPTLLGNYDKDAMLKVANLAMVCTSPHSKNRPTMNEVVLELKEASQFETHEIASSHSHPSLQTSHNVDSDVSLYSVGR